The genome window CCCTCATCCTTGCCGCCGAAGAGCCCGAGGAGCGGCGCCTGGAGCGGGGCGAGCGCCTTCGGATCGCTCTGCGTGCGGCCGTAGTACATCACCGCGGCGTCGATGCCGTCCGGAATGCCGAGCGCGGTCTCGAGCGCCCAGCCGCCGCCGAAGCACCAGCCGACGACGCCGATCCGGGTGGCGCCGGCCTGGGTCGCGAGGTAGGCGTGCGCCTGCCGGAGGTTCTCGAGCAGGCGGGCCGGCTTCTCCATGGCGCCCTGCATCGCCGCCATTGCGGCCTCGGAGGTGGTCGCCAACTTGCCCTCGTAGAGGTCGACCGCGAGCACGGCGTAGCCCTCGCCGGCGAAGCGCCGCGCCATGGCGCGGATGTTGTCGTTCAGTCCCCACCACTCCTGGATGACGATGAGCGCCGGCAGTGCTTTTCCGCCCGGTGCGACCTGCGAGGGCCGCACGAAGTAGCCCTTGACCGTGACGCCGTCGAGGGTCGCGTAGGCGACCTCCTCGGCGGCGACCGGCTGCGCCGGCGGGGGGACCGTCGCCGGGCTGGCGGCCGCGGTGTCGTGCTGGTGCTCTTTGGCCATCTTCCCGGCGTGCGCGGCGTCTGAAGAGGGCGAAGCTGGGGGAGCCTGCGGCGTCGGCGCGTTCTGGGCTCCGGCGAGCGCCGTGGCGAGAGCCAGGACGGTGAAGGCCAGAGTCGCAGAGAGTCGGGGGTTCGGGCGCATCGGAATTCTCCTCTCGAAGGGAAGGCTGGAGCCTATCGAAAGCCGTAGAATCCCGTACCTTGAAAGTCCGCACCGCCTTGCTCGCCATGCTTCTACTGGATCTCGCGGCCGGCGCGACCTGGTTCGCCGGGCGCTACGGCAGCGGCCAGCCCGACGCCCTGCGGCTCTTCCTGGCCTGGGCGCTCCCGGGTCTGGTCTTCGTCTGCGGACTGCTGACGCGGGAGCGCAAGGCCCGCCGGGCGGCGGCCGGCCAGCTTCCGCCCCGCCTCCGGCTGCCGGGCATTCCGCTGCGCGCCCTGCCGCCGCCGAAGCCCAGCCTGCCGATACCGCCGGCGCCGCTGCCCGCCCCGCGCGCCGTCATGGCCCCGGAAAGCGCGCCACCCGCGCCCGGACTGCGCTGGTCGCGGCTCCTCCTCTGGATCGGCGTGGCGATCGCCGTCGACCTCGCACCGATCGGCATCGCCTATCAGCTCGGCTGGCTGACCCTCACCTACGGCGATCAGCAGCTCGCCGCGACCCGCGCGGCGACGGCTCTCTGGGCGCTGCCCCTCCTCGTCCTGCTGGCGGTGCGCTTCTACGAACGGACGCTGCGCGGGCGGCTTTACCAGGAGGCTCTCGAGAGTTGGGGGGCTCCCGCTGCCTGGACGCTCTCGCTGCTGTGCGGCACGGCGCTCGCC of Thermoanaerobaculia bacterium contains these proteins:
- a CDS encoding dienelactone hydrolase family protein; the protein is MRPNPRLSATLAFTVLALATALAGAQNAPTPQAPPASPSSDAAHAGKMAKEHQHDTAAASPATVPPPAQPVAAEEVAYATLDGVTVKGYFVRPSQVAPGGKALPALIVIQEWWGLNDNIRAMARRFAGEGYAVLAVDLYEGKLATTSEAAMAAMQGAMEKPARLLENLRQAHAYLATQAGATRIGVVGWCFGGGWALETALGIPDGIDAAVMYYGRTQSDPKALAPLQAPLLGLFGGKDEGIPVDGVRQMEHALVKLGKNATIVIYPEADHAFANPTGNRYLAGPATDAWEKTMA